TTTTTGCCCTGCCTAACAATGCAACGGAATCTAACGGACCGCAAATCGGAATACCGAGTATGTTGAGCATGCTTTCATATTTAAATCCGGCCGCAAAAGTTATGGGTTTAAATGCGGCTATAAGATATATCAATAAAAAAGATTCAAAATTAGATCACACCAAGCTGACTCTTGCAATGTTTCCGCCCGTATGGATTGTGTTTTGGTCGTTTCATATAATGATGTATTTTGGATTTTATTTTGCTTTAGTTATGCTTATAGCTCTATATCTTTTACTCAAAAACAAACTGTTCGACAGCCCGAAAATGCTAAAATTATTATCGTTTTCTACGTTTTTGCCGTTAATAGCAATCGAATTAGGTTGGTTTACGACAGAAATAGGAAGACAGCCGTTTACGGTTTACGGTCTTTTGACGACTTTTAATTCGGTTTCTAAAAACGTAAGCGCAGTCGATTTAGGTTTGTCGATAACTATGTTTGTTTTGATTTATATAACCTTGGCTTCTTTTGCGGTTTATCTGTTTAAAAGGGAACTAAAGGAAAGAGTTGAAGGTAAAGACGAACTTGCCGGCGAATCTGCAAAGGCAGCAAATTAAAATAATCAGGAGGTGTCATTATCATGAACTTAAATATATTATGGTTTATTCTTGTTGCCGTTATAATTTTGGGCTGGTCGGTTATGGACGGATTCGATTACGGCGTAGGCGGACTTTTAAATTTCATAGCTAAAAACAATGAAGAAAAAAGATACGTTATTAACGCAATAGGTCCTGTTTGGGACGGGAACCAGGTATGGCTTATACTTGGAGGCGGCGCAGTTTTTGCGGCTTTTCCGTTAGTTTATGCGTCGATTTTCAGCGGATTCTATCTTGCAATGATGTTAGTCGTATGGCTGATAATATTCAGGGCGGTTTCATTTGAATTTAGAAGCAAGGTTGAAAGTGCTAAATGGAGAAACTTTTGGGATACGGACATTACCGTAACCGGTCTCGGTATTGCCTTACTGCTCGGCGTGGCTATAGCAAATATATTGATGGGAGTTCCGCTGAATAAAGAGCATATCGATTATCAGTCGCTTTTCAGCCTCTTAAATATTTTCGGCTTGGTAGGCGGTCTAATATCCCTTTCCATGTTTTTAATGCACGGCTCTACTTATTTAATTATGAAAACCGAAGGAGAGGTTCAGCAGAGGGCAAGGGCTTTCGCTAAAGGATTTGCCGTAGCCTTTATAATCGTAACTTTGCTGTTTTTAATAATTTCGCCGATATTTGCTCCAAGGCTTCTAGGAAACAGTTTTGGCATAATAGGCGACCTCGTTCCGGTTATAATGTTTATAGGGGCTATAGGAGTTATACTGACGGCAGGGTCTTCAAGCGATATAAAGCCGTTTGCATATTCTATCGTTGCTATTATCGGCGCTGTTGCAAGTTTAGCCGTCGGCATATTTCCGAATATAGTTCCGTCTTCAATTAATACAAAATACAGTTTAAATATATATAATTCGGCTTCAAACCATCTAACGCTTTTAGTTATGCTAATAGCGACTATTATCGGTTTGCCGCTGGTTTTAATATATGCAATTTACGCATATAAAAAGTTTGGCTTAAAGGTAAAAATGGACGACAGCAGTTATTGATTTTTTTTATGTATATATTTTAACCTTTACCAAAATGCCCTATAATAAAATTAACCCCCCTTAATTTTTTATAGGGCATTTTTTTACCTTATATTATATAATAATAAAGATAATTCATATCTTATTTAGAGGTGTTTACATGAATATTTCAAGAGCCAGCGATTATGCTATCAGAGGATTGGTTTACATGGCAAAACAACCTGCTGGAACAGTGTGTTACGTAAAAGATATTGCAAAAAACACAAATTCGCCTGCTTCTTTTATGTCGAAAATATTTCAA
The DNA window shown above is from Candidatus Acidulodesulfobacterium acidiphilum and carries:
- the cydB gene encoding cytochrome d ubiquinol oxidase subunit II, with protein sequence MNLNILWFILVAVIILGWSVMDGFDYGVGGLLNFIAKNNEEKRYVINAIGPVWDGNQVWLILGGGAVFAAFPLVYASIFSGFYLAMMLVVWLIIFRAVSFEFRSKVESAKWRNFWDTDITVTGLGIALLLGVAIANILMGVPLNKEHIDYQSLFSLLNIFGLVGGLISLSMFLMHGSTYLIMKTEGEVQQRARAFAKGFAVAFIIVTLLFLIISPIFAPRLLGNSFGIIGDLVPVIMFIGAIGVILTAGSSSDIKPFAYSIVAIIGAVASLAVGIFPNIVPSSINTKYSLNIYNSASNHLTLLVMLIATIIGLPLVLIYAIYAYKKFGLKVKMDDSSY